The following proteins are encoded in a genomic region of Flammeovirga pectinis:
- a CDS encoding aldehyde dehydrogenase family protein, protein MQAIVKEAKELKFGKKKLYINGELVDGANNDIAYATCPHDNEPIAQVAQATLEDTERALEAAEAGFKIWSKLPLEERLAWIDKLRNKLLENSDLLRTAVSFEMGKTWEATAEDIGSITDSLKFYADEMRVKEGFSIEDRAGTHTHRMVYQPLGVVTAFLAWNFPLLNLGFKLGPALAAGCCIVIKASESSSISSLIIAELAHEINFPKGVITVLCGNRKNVGVPLCESTIPRLVTMIGSTFTAQKLIEQSVKTSIKRYSMECGGNAPFILFNDGNMEDAVGITTAIKFGGNAGQVCVAPNRLFIQEGVYNEFVEKLVANANNTKLGHGKENTPDMGPVANLSQLKSVENFVADCVAQGGDILAGGKKVEGKGCYYAPTVIAMDNPKAPILQHEVFGPVCVVLKFKTKEEVMAYANDSDAGLASYVFTANDVLADEIAMELEFGEVQQNGVKYDINLPHLGVKNSGISMDCSKYALDDYLILKRISKKI, encoded by the coding sequence ATGCAAGCGATAGTAAAAGAAGCGAAGGAGTTGAAGTTTGGTAAAAAGAAACTTTACATTAATGGTGAGTTAGTAGACGGAGCAAACAATGATATTGCTTATGCTACATGTCCGCATGATAACGAACCAATAGCACAGGTTGCACAAGCAACTTTAGAAGATACAGAAAGAGCTTTAGAAGCAGCCGAAGCAGGTTTTAAAATATGGTCTAAACTTCCGTTAGAAGAACGTTTAGCATGGATAGATAAGTTGCGTAATAAGTTATTAGAAAATAGTGATTTATTACGTACAGCAGTAAGCTTCGAAATGGGTAAAACATGGGAGGCAACTGCAGAAGATATTGGAAGTATTACAGATTCTTTAAAGTTCTACGCAGATGAAATGCGTGTAAAAGAAGGTTTCTCTATTGAGGACAGAGCTGGAACACATACGCATAGAATGGTGTATCAACCTCTTGGTGTGGTAACTGCATTTTTAGCGTGGAATTTCCCATTACTAAATCTAGGCTTTAAGCTAGGTCCTGCATTAGCGGCAGGGTGTTGTATTGTGATTAAAGCCTCAGAATCTTCATCAATTTCTTCTTTAATTATTGCAGAATTAGCACACGAAATCAACTTCCCTAAAGGAGTGATTACAGTGTTATGTGGAAATAGAAAAAACGTAGGAGTACCTTTATGCGAAAGTACTATCCCTCGTTTGGTAACCATGATTGGTTCTACATTTACGGCACAGAAACTAATTGAGCAATCTGTAAAAACATCAATTAAACGCTACTCTATGGAGTGTGGTGGTAATGCACCGTTTATATTGTTTAATGATGGTAACATGGAAGATGCAGTAGGCATTACAACAGCCATTAAATTTGGTGGTAATGCTGGTCAGGTTTGTGTGGCTCCAAACCGTTTATTTATACAAGAGGGTGTTTACAACGAGTTTGTAGAAAAGCTAGTAGCGAATGCAAACAACACCAAACTTGGTCATGGTAAAGAAAATACTCCAGATATGGGACCTGTAGCTAATTTATCTCAGTTAAAATCTGTAGAAAATTTTGTTGCCGATTGTGTGGCACAAGGCGGAGATATTTTAGCTGGAGGTAAGAAAGTAGAAGGAAAAGGTTGCTATTATGCACCTACAGTAATTGCCATGGACAATCCAAAAGCACCAATCTTACAACATGAAGTTTTTGGACCTGTATGTGTAGTTTTAAAATTTAAAACGAAAGAAGAAGTAATGGCATATGCTAACGATTCTGATGCAGGTTTAGCCTCTTACGTATTTACTGCAAACGATGTCTTAGCAGATGAAATTGCTATGGAATTAGAGTTTGGAGAAGTACAGCAAAATGGTGTGAAGTACGATATCAATTTACCACACTTAGGGGTAAAAAATAGTGGTATTAGCATGGATTGCTCTAAATATGCTTTAGATGATTATCTGATCTTGAAGCGTATTTCTAAAAAAATATAA